Genomic DNA from Pseudomonas sp. CCC3.1:
CGCTAGATCAGTGTTTGGTTAATGGGGAGGCTTAGAGTCGACGGCCCTGCCGACTCTTCCTCCTCATAACCCGAGCGCGCTGTCATGAAAATCAATCTACCGATTACCGGCCGAGCCGTTGATTTCGCACCCGACGCCAATATTCTTTCCACCACTGACCTGAACAGTGCCATCACCTACGCCAACCCCGACTTCATCAAGGTCAGCGGCTATTCGTTGAGCGAACTGCTGGGCAACCCGCATAACCTGCTGCGTCACCCCGACATGCCGTCAGCGGCGTTCAGCCATATGTGGCAAACGCTCAAGGCCGGGCATTCGTGGATGGGGATGGTGAAAAACCGCTGCAAAAATGGCGACCACTATTGGGTCAGCGCCTACGTCACACCGGTGATGAAAAACGGTGAAATTGTCGAGTATCAATCGGTACGCACCCGTCCAACGCCTGAGCGGGTGGACAAGGCCGAGGCGGCCTACGCGCAACTGCGTTCAGGGCGCGCGTCGTTGTGGCAGCGTTTGGCGGGCGCGGGGTTGGTGTGCAAGCTGGCGCTGTTTGTGAGTGCCGTATTTGCTGCTGCGACAGCCGTTGGCACAGCCTTGCTGCCGCACATCGACTGGCCGGCCGGGGTGATGATCTGGTTATTGGGCAGCCTGTTGAGTTCGGCTGCGATTGCCTGGCTGCTGCGCCCGCTGAATGCCTTGACGCGCCGCGCGCAAGACGTGGGGCACAACCCATTGAGCCAGCATATTTACACCGGGCGGCGTGACGAGATCGGTCAGATCGAATTCGCCCTGCACATGCTCCAGGCTCAGACCGGCGCGGTGGTCGGGCGCATCGGCGATGCTTCACAGCGTTTGGCCGGGCATGCCAGTGAGCTGGTGCAACACTTGGAGAGCAGCCACGCCAGCACCTTGCACCAGCAACTCGAAACCGATCAGGTGGCCACGGCCATCCATGAAATGAGCACCAGCGTGGCGCAAGTGGCGAGCAATGCCCAGCAAGCTTCGCAAGCGGCCGACCGGGTCGAAAATGAAACCCGCGAGGGCCATGAACTGGTGATGCTCAGTCGCAGTTCGGTGCAGCATCTGGCCACCGAATTGGCGCGGGCAACTGATGTGATTCATCACCTGGAAGGGCACAGCAGCGATATTTCATCGGTGCTGGAAGTGATCCGCAGCATTGCCGAGCAAACCAACCTGCTGGCCCTGAATGCCGCCATCGAGGCGGCTCGGGCGGGCGATCAAGGGCGTGGCTTTGCCGTGGTTGCCGATGAAGTGCGGGGGCTGGCGCAACGCACTCAGCAGTCCACCAACGAAATTCAACAGATGATCCACACCCTGCAAGACGGCGCGCGGGCCGCGGTGCAGGTGATGCAGCAAAGCAGCCAGCATGCTGAAAACAGCGTCAGCCAAACGCAGCTGGCGAGCAGCGCGCTGGGTGAAATCAGCCAGCAAGTGAAAAAAATCACCGAAATGAGCCTGCAAATCGCCTCAGCGGTGGAAGAGCAAAGCGTGGTCAGTGAAGACATCAATCGCAACATCGCCAGTATTCGCAGTGCCGGGGATGTCACCGTGCGTGCCGGGCAGCAAAGTCATCGCAATTCTGGCGATGTGGCTGACCTGGCGGCGAGCTTGCGCTCGCTGGCGCAAGAGTTCTGGCAGACCCGTCACTGACGGTTTACAGGGCTTCGCGGCGGATCAACTGCATGCCGTGTCGCTGGTAAAAACGACGGGCAGGGTGATTGTGTTCCATGACCTTCAGGTCGACGCAGAACTCGCCGCGTTGCTTGAACACGCTGAACACATGGCTGAGCAATGCACCGCCCAAGCCGCGACCTTGCAGACGCGGATGCACCACCAAGTCTTTGAGGTAAGCGCTGGTCCAGGCCTGAGCCACGCCCACCACTTCATCGTCGAGCAGGCTGACAAAGCACAATTGCGGGTCATATTCGGCGTCATGCAGCAGGGCGTGTTGCCAGTCTGGCAGCGATTCAACACTGCCGTGCCCGGTGGCATAACCCTGTTCGAGCAAGGCGTGCACGCGGGGCAACAGTTGCTCGTTCAGTGGCGTGAGCCGCAGGCCTTTTGGCCACGGCACAGGGGCCAAGGGTTCACGCAGGTCTTTGCGCAACAGCAGGCAATATTCCTCGCTCATCGGGTTCAGTAACCTTGCTCGGTCACGGTGCGTGCGGCGAGGATCAGGCATTGCGTCAACTCAGGCGACGAGAACTTGGTCAAGACCGCATCGGCCCCGGCCAGACGGGCTTTCTCGCTGTTCATCGCACTGTTGAGCGAGGTGTGCAGCAGCACATACAAATGCGCAAAGTCCGGGGTTTCGCGCACAGTGCGGGTGAAGGCGTAGCCATCCATCTCTGACATTTCGATGTCTGAGACCAGCACATTGATCTGTTCCGGCGTGCCGTGCAGCTCCAGCAGACGCTCGATGGCCTCCTTGGCGCTGCGGGCGGTGTGGCAATGCAGGCCGAGATTGCGCAAGGTCAGCACCGATTGCTGCAACGCCACTTGGCTGTCATCGACCACCAGAATCCGGGCGTTGGTCAGCAGCTTGGCGTCTTCGCGACTGAGGGTTTCAGTGGGCTGTTCAATGCGGGCGGGGGTGATGCCGTGAATCACTTTTTCGATGTCCAGCACCTGCACCAATGCGCCATCGACTTGAGTCACGCCGGTAATGTACGAACGCTTGCCAGAGCCGTAGGGCGGTGGACGAATATCGGTACTCAGGCAATGCACGATCTTGCTCACGGCCTGCACGTGCAGGCCCTGCTTGGAACGGCTGACATCGGTCACGATCAGGCAGCCGCCGTCGGGGTCCAGCAAAGGTTGTTCACCAATGGCGCGACTCAGATCGATGACCGACAGCGACGCCCCGCGCAACACAGCAATGCCTTTCACGTGCGGGTGCGACTCGGGCATTTTGGTCAAAGGCGGGCAAGGAATGATCTCACTGACCTTCAGCAGATTGATTGCCATCAGCTTGCCGCTGCGCAACGTAAACAGCAGCAAAGACATCGAGTCGGCGCGGGCGTGGGTGGATGACATAAATACCTTCTGTGATAAGAGCAGCTTTACAAGGTTATCGACCCGGGCGCTAAATTCTATAGGAGATCCCCGTCGCCAAGGCACCCCCACAAGAGCCGACCTCCAGAGCCTTGCAAAACCCTGTAGCCGCTGCCGAAGCATGAGGCTGCGATGGGTTGCGAAGCGACCCTCAGACGGCGGTCCTGCGGCCCGTATAAGGGATTATTTCAATCCCAGGCGTTTGGCCATCCGCCCCAGATTGGCCCGGTCTAGCCCCAGCTCTCGCGCGGCACTGGCCCAGTTATGCTGATGGCGTTCCAGGCAGGCACTGATCAGTTGGCGCTGGTAGTTTTCGGTGGCCAAACGCAAGTCGCCCACAGCAAGCGGCAGCACTTCAGGTTCAATCACCGCTGCATCGGGGGCGCTGCCCGGCAAATCCAGATCGGCTGCGGTCAAGGTCAGGATCCGTGGCCGGGTTTTGCAGTTGCCTAATGCCTTGAGGGCGCTGCGGCCGATCAGGTGTTCCAGTTCACGCACATTGCCCGGCCATTCGTAATGCGTCAGCGCGGCCTGTGCGTCCGGGCTCAGGCGCAAACTGCCCAGGCCCATGCGCGAGCGGTTTTGCTCCAGAAAGAAACCGCTCAACAACAGCACATCGCGCCCGCGTTCGCGCAGGGCAGGCACTTTGAGCGGGTATACGCTCAATCGATGGTAAAAGTCCGCGCGGTAGCGACCACTGCGCACTTCTTCGGCCAGGTCGCGGTTGGTCGCGGCGATCAGGCGCACATCCACCTGGTGTTCCTGATCCGAGCCCAGGCGCTGCAACTGCCCGCTTTGCAGCACCCGCAGCAACTTGGCCTGTACCGTCAGTGACAGTTCGCCCACTTCATCCAGAAACAGCGTGCCGCCGTTGGCCAGTTCGAATTTGCCACGGCGGTCACTGGTTGCGCCGGTAAAGGCACCCCGTACGTGGCCGAACAATTCGCTTTCAACCAGGGTGTCGGGCAAGGCGGCGCAGTTCAGGCTGATCATCGGTTTGTCCGCACGGGGCGATGCCGCGTGAATGGCTTGCGCCACCAACTCCTTGCCGACCCCGGTTTCGCCAGTGATCAATACCGTCAGGTCGCTGCTGCCCACCAGGGCGATTTCTTCGAGCAAACGTTTATGGGCTTTGCTCTGGCCGATCAGCTCTTTATTCGGCGCGTGATGGGCCTGGCGGTAGAGCTCGGCTTTTTGCTGTTCGTCGGCCACCCGCAGGGCTAAGCGCTCAATACGTTGAGCCACGTTGACCGTGGCCGCCGCGAGGCTGGCAAAGGCTTGCAGGGCATCCAGTTCAATAGGTTCAAAGCGTTTTGGGTCCAGCGCATCGAGGGTCAGCAGGCCCCAAGGGCGCTCATCGACAAACAGCGGGCAGCCCATGCAGTCGTGAATTTCCAGGTGTTCGGCCAGGCCGTCGACCAGTCCGTCATACGGGTCTGGGAGTTCGCAGTTGTTGGGAAAGCGCGTCGGCCCGGTGCTGCTCAGCAGCACTTCAAAACGTGGGTGCTCGCTGACTTTAAAGCGCCGCCCCAACGTGTCGAGGCTCAAACCGTCCACGGCCAGCGGCACCAGCCATTCGCCGTCAAGGCGCAGCAGCGCGGCAGCATCGCAGGGGAGTACGGCACGCATGGCTTCAAGCAAGCGTCGGTAGCGCTCGCTCTCGGGCAGTTCGCGGGACAAGTCCGCGACCAAGGGCAGCAGGGCGGTAAGCAGCAGTTTTGCAGTCATTTTGACCTCATGTAGTCGAAGTGACTATAAATCAGCTTTAGTCATAATGACTATATTGTTTTTAAATTACTGTTTTTAAAGGGTTTTAAAGTTGGCACGGAAACTGACTGCTAATAGGTAATTAGCTTTTATCTCTATGCTCAGGAGTCAACCTTATGCTTACCGCTCAGGATCGTGCCATCGTTAAATCCACCGTGCCGTTGCTTGAGAGCGGTGGCGAGGCGTTGATGACGCACTTCTACACGATGATGCTCACTGAATACCCACAGGTCAGGCCGTTGTTTAACCAGGCCAACCAGGCAAGTGGCGACCAGCCACGGGCATTGGCCAATGGCGTGTTGATGTATGCGCGGCACATTGACCAACTGGACCAGTTGGGCGACCTGGTGGCACGCATTATCAACAAACATGTTGCGCTGCAAATCCTGCCTGAGCATTACCCGATTGTCGGCAGCTGTCTGCTGCGTGCCATTGAGGAAGTGCTGGGCAGTGACATCGCGACCCCGCAAGTGCTGGCGGCCTGGGGCGCGGCCTACAACCAGTTGGCGGATATTTTGATCGGTGCTGAAGGTGCCATCTATGACGAAAAAGCTGCAGCACCCGGCGGCTGGCGCGGTGGACGAGCCTTTAAACTGGCCGCCAAGCTGGAAGAAAGCGCCGAAATCACCTCGTTCTACTTCCGTCCGGTCGATCAGCAGCCGATCCTTGAGTTCGAACCCGGCCAATACATAGGCATCAAACTCAACATTGATGGCCAAGAAGTGCGCCGCAACTACTCGTTGTCGGCATTGGCCCAGGTCGGCCGCTATCGCATCAGCGTTAAGCGCGAGGCGGGTGGGCAGGTCTCGAACTACCTGCATGACCGCCTGCACGTGGGCGACATTGTTGAACTGTTCCCGCCAGCAGGTGAGTTCACCCTCACTGCCAGTGAAAAACCGCTGGTGCTGATCAGTGGCGGCGTGGGTATTACTCCAACCTTATCGATGCTGGAAGCAGCACTGGCCACGCAACGCCCGATTCGGTTTATCCACTGCGCGCGCAATGCTCACGTGCATGCATTCCGTGGCTGGATCGATGAACTGGCCGCGCAGCACCCACAACTGCAACGGTTCTACTGCTACCAGGAAGCCGACGCGCTGGCGGACCATGTCGGCCTGCTGACCGAAGAATTACTGGGCGAATGGCTGGGGCAAGAGCGTGATGTGGACGCGTACTTCCTGGGGCCTAAAGGCTTTATGGGCGCCGTCAAACGCCACTTGAAAGCACTGGGCGTACCCGAGCAGCAAAGCCGCTACGAATTCTTCGGCCCGGCCGCAGCTCTGGAATAACCCGCAAGTCCCCCTGTAGGAGCGAGCTTGTCTCGCGATCTTTTGATCGTTTAAAAGATCGCGAGACAAGCTCGCTCCTACGTCGTTACAGCCGTCGGCCAGTGCATCACGAACTCTGCCGATCAATATCGCGTCGAAGCACGACGGCGGTGGTGATGTCTTCAACGGTTTCGTGGCTGGCGACGGCATCTCTGACTCGGTTCAGGTCATCAATCGTGCGTGACTCGATCTCTATGACCAGATCAAGCTGGCCACTCACTGACGAGACACGTCGCACCTGCGAGTTTTGCGCAAGCAGGTCCAGCAGGCTGATTGCCGGTGTGCGTTTGAGGTTGACGAGCAGTATGGCGCGAATCACGTGGGCATCAATTTCGCCAATGTCAGCCCGGTAGCCGCGGATCACGCCATTGCGTTCAAGGTTGATCACGCGCTCGCTGGTCGCGCTTCTTGAAAGCCCGATTCGCGCCGCCAGGGCCTTAAGGGCAATGCGAGCTTCTTTAGACAGAATCTCGAGTATTTCGCGATCTTTCGTGTCTAGGTCGCGCATCAGAACCCCCTTATTTTGCTTCCGGATTTGTGCCGGTCGATTCCGGCAATATGCAGGCTAAAGCCGACCGCATACCTACTGCTGACCAAGACTTCGCGTGCCAAGCTAACTGAAAAAAATGGCTTGGAAAACAATTACTATGACGAACCTTTCCCACCCAGCACCCCAGTTCTCGACGGGGGATGCCGAAAAGCTCAGTGCGCAGCTTTTCAACGTTATCGGTACAGCCTCGCCGCTGGACGGCGAGCGAGACCGCAACTACCGGCTGAACACTGGAACCGATGCGGGGTGGATTCTGAAGGTCGTCAATTCGACTGAGCCGCGTGTTGAAAGCGAGTTTCAGACGGCCATTCTCAGTCACCTGGCCAGCCATAATCCCGAGCTTGCCGTGCCTTTTCTCAAGAAAAGCCTGGCCGGTGAATTTCTGGCCTGCACGGTGGCGCCTTCGGGCGAAACCCATGCGGTGCGTCTGGTGAGCTGGTTGCACGGCACGCCACTGGCCGAGGTCGAGCGTACGTTCGAGTTGCTGCGCAGTCTGGGGCAATCATTCGGTGAGATAGACCGCGCACTGCAGGGCTTCATGCACCCAGGAGCGGTACGTGACATGGACTGGGATTTGCGCCACGCCGCACGTTCGAGGTCACGTCTGCATTTCGTCAAAGACCCTGCCAGAAGGGCCATTCTGGAGCGTTTCATTGATCGTTTTGAAGCAACCGTCGAACCAAAACTGGCGCGCCTGCGTGCCCAGGTTATTCACAACGACGGCAATGACTGGAACATCCTCGTCGACGCCAGCAATCATCAGAAGGTTTCAGGCGTCATCGATTTTGGCGATGCGATCCACACCGTTCTGATCGCTGAAGTGGCCATCACCTGCGCCTATTCCATCCTCGACATGCAAGACCCCATAGGGGCTGCCGCCGCGCTGACGGCCGGTTTCCACGAGAAGTATCCGTTGCAGCCGCAAGAGCTGGATGTGCTCTTCAATCTCATTGCGATGCGCCTGGTCACCAGCGTCACCTTGTCGGCTTCGCGGCACGACCAGACCCAAGACAATCCCTACCTTGCCATCAGCGAAGCGCCAGCCTGGCGTCTGCTGGAAAGGATGGACCGCATGAACCCCCGGCTGGCGACGGCGATCCTGCGCAAAGCCTGCGGTTTTGACGCCATCGAAGGCGCGGGTGCCATTCGCCGCTGGGTGAGCGAAAACAGCAAAACCTTCGCCGACATCGTGCATCCATCGGCGGCGACCATGAACAAGGTGATTGCACCTTTCGGGGATGCTTCGCACGTCATGACCATCGCTTCCGCCGCGCAGCGCCCGGCCGAGGCGACCCAGTGGTGGGATGATTTTTCGGCGCAACACAACGTGCCGCTGGGGATCGGGCCATGGGGTGAAGAAAGAACCATCTACACCGACACAGCGTTTGAATCGCGATTCATCGAAGGCCAGCGTCGCGTCTTGCACATCGGTGTTGATTTGATCATGCCGGCTGGCACGCCGCTCTATACACCGGTTGCCGGTGTCGTGCAGAGCGTCGAGGTCGAGCGCGAACCGCTGGGTTATGGCGGGTTGATCATGCTCAAACATTCGCCTGAAGGATGCCCGCCGTTTTTGACGCTGTGGGGGCATATGGCCCATGAAGCCCTGGCGCGATTGAAGCCCGGTGATCGCCTAGAGGCGGGCTCATTGGTCGGACACATGGGCGCTGACACGGAAAATGGCGGATGGATCCCGCATGTGCATTTCCAGATGTCCACGGACACCGAGTTAAAAGCGAGCGAGTTCATCGGCGTCGGTGAGCAGGCTTATCTAGACGTGTGGGCCGACCTGTTTCCCGACACCTCGGCGCTGGCCGGGATTCCACCCGAAACCTACCGCCAGGACGGGCGCACCAAGGCTGAGATTGTGGTCAAGCGTAAAGAATTGCTGCTTCCAAACCTGTCGATCTCGTATTCAGATCCGATCAAGTTCGTTCGCGGCGACGGGGTGTGGTTGATCGACAACTTTGGTCGAGCGTATCTGGATTGCTTCAATAACGTGTGCCACCTCGGTCACTCCCACCCTGATGTGGTGCAAGCGCTTTCGCGGCAAGCTTCTCGCCTGAACACCAACACGCGTTACCTGCACGACAACATCGTCGAGTACGCCGAGCGGCTCACTGCGACGCTGCCCAAAGGTTTGGCAGTCGCCTCTTTTGGCTGCTCAGGCAGTGAGGCCAACAGCCTCATGCTGCGCATGGCGCGCAATCACACCGGGCGCAACGATGCCATCGTGCTGGATTGGGCCTACCACGGCACCACACAGGAACTGATTGACCTCAGCCCTTACAAGTACAAGCGCAAAGCTGGCAAAGGCCGTGCAGATCATGTGTTTGAGGCCACTGTCCCGGATGCGTACCGGGGTGTGGATCAGTGGGCATTTGAAGAGCTTGGCAAGCGTTTTGCCGAAAGTGTGGCGGACCAGATTGACCTCATGCGCAAGCAGGGTCGGGCTCCGGCGTTCTTTTTGGCAGAATCCATTCCGAGTGTCGCCGGGCAACTGTTCTTCCCGGAAAACTACCTCAAAGAAGTCTACGCAATGGTGCGTGCCGAGGGCGGGCTGTGCCTGGCGGACGAAGTTCAGGTTGGCTTTGGCCGTGTGGGCAGTCACTGGTGGGCCTTTGAAACCCAGGGCGTTGTGCCCGATGCGGTGTCGATGGGCAAACCCATTGGAAACGGGCATCCGATGTCGGCGGTGGTGACCACGCGTGAGATTGCAGACAGCTTCAACAATGGCATGGAGTACTTCAATACCTTTGCCGGGAGCCCGGTGTCCTGTGCTGTTGGGCTCAGCGTGCTTGATGTGATTGAGCGCGACGACTTGAAGCTCAACGCACTGACGATCGGTAACTACTTGCTGGACGGCTTTCGCAGGCTGCAACAGCGATACGAAGCCATCGGTGATGTGCGCGGGCTGGGGCTTTTCCTGGGAATAGAGTTGGTCACTGATCGCAAAACCAAGGCGCCAGCCACGGCGCTGGCCAAGAAAGTCGCGGATGGCGCCAGGGAACGAGGCATTTTGATCGGCACTGAAGGCCCCCATGACAACGTTCTGAAAATGCGCCCTTCGATGATCTTCAGCCAGGCCAATGCTGATTTCCTGCTTGAGGTGCTGGACGAAAGCTTTAAGGCTGCACTTCAGTAAGCGTTAAAGGTCAGCCTGCCCGGCATAGTGTCGGCCAACTCCGGCAATGTGTCAGGCAGGCTGGCACCTTGCTGGGTGCTTTCCAAAAGTGTCTATGCAAAGCTCTTCGTGAAGGCCGGGTGAATAGCCCTTCTAAAAAAATAATAATTCTTCCAAGGTGCCATTCGATGCTCACTAAAAAGCTCAAGGGTTTGATTATCGCTTCCACTGTTGCAGCCTCGGCGCTGCTCTCAACCTTCGCCGTTCAAGCGGATGATTTGAAATCGATCCAGGACGCTAAAGAAATCCGCATCGCAATGAGCGGCCAATATGCGCCCTTCAGCTTTGCCAACGAGCAAAACCAGGTGGTCGGATTCGACGCGTCCATCAGCCAAGCATTGGCTGAGCGGCTGGGGGTGAAAGTGAAAATCATCACCACGCCATTCGACGGGATCATTGCAGGCCTTCGCGCGAATAAATACGACGCGATTATCGCTTCCACCACCATCACCCCGGAACGCCTAAAAGCCGTGGATTTCGTTGGGCCTTATTACCGCGCGGGTCGCACCATCGTGGTCAAGGAAGACTCACCGATCAAAAGCTTTGATGACCTTAAAAATGTGTCGGTTGGCGTGACGCTTGGTGATGCTCACGATAAATGGGCCCGCGCGCGCGGCAATTTAAAGGTGAAAAGCTATAAAGGTCTGCCCGAAATGCTGGTCGATCTGGATGCGGGTCGCCTCGGCGCGTTGGTGATGGACAGTGTTCCGGTGCTGGTCGCCGTCAAGAAAACCGGGCAAAAGGTCCGCATCATTACGCCACCCGAGAGCGAAGGAGGCGTTGAGGATATGGGTATCGCACTGCGCAAGAACAACCCTGAACTCAAGGTCGCGTTGCAACAAGCATTGGCAGGCATACTCGCTGATGGCACCTACGAAAAGATCTCGATGGAGTGGATTGGCAGCGACATCCGCTAACTCATATTCAGCCTGATCCGACGAAGCGTCGGGTCAGTCAATCTGACTTTTCTGGGTGTTCCCATGGATCTGACTCTCATACAGCGCACCTTTCCGTTTTTTCTGGAAGCGGCCTGGATAACGGTGCAAGTCTCAGTCCTTGCACTGTTACTGGGTTTGCTGGTCGCCATCGTGCTGGTGGCTGCACGGTTGTCGACGGTTTTCATCTTTCGATGCCTGGCGCGGCTCTATATCAGTGTTTTTCGCGGCACGCCTTGTCTGGTGCAGTTGTTCATCATTTATTTTGGCGGACCACAAATCGGGCTTGAGTTGGAACCGTTCACGGCGGGCGTCATTGGCCTGGGTCTGAATATTGCCGCTTACATGGCTGAATCCATTCGTGGTGCTATCGCCAACGTTGATCCCGGCCAGGTAGAAGCTGCACGTTCAATTGGTTTCGGCAGAGGGCAAACCTTATGGCTTATTACCCTGCCGCAAACGGCAAAGTTAATGATAAGACCGCTGGGTGTTAATGCTGTCGCACTGATCAAAGGGTCTGCTTTAGTGTCGACGATCTCTGTGGTTGAACTGTCCTATACCGCGCAACGCTTTATCAGCTCTACGTACAAGCCTTTCGAAATCTTTATCGTGTCTGCGCTTCTTTATATTGTGATGGTCTATTCGGTCAGGTTCGTTGTTGACTATCTCGATAACCGCTTCGCAGCTAGGTGAGAGTATTTATATGCAAAGCCTGGACCTTAGTATCGTTGCGCCTTATTCCGAGTTGCTGGCGACGGGACTTGGCTGGACAGTGGTCATGTTCATCAGCTCCAGCCTATTGAGTTTGATTGCGGGGATAGCCTTTGCACTGATCGTGCTCTATGCCCCTAAACTTCTGGCGTTGCCCGTGCGCTTTATGACGTGGTTGTTGATGGGCACGCCACTGCTGCTTCAGTTGTATGTGATTTATTACGGACTGGTACAAGTTGGCATTGATATTCCAGCGCCGGTGGCCGGCATTATTGGGCTTAGTTTGCACTTTGCTGTTTACAACGCCGACGTTATTCGTGCTGGCGTGTTATCCGTAGACCCTGGGCAGATCGAAGGTGCCCGGTCTATCGGCCTCAGCCGTGGACAGACGCAGCGCTACATCGTTGTGCCGCAAGCACTTCGCAAGACCATTGCGCCGCTCGGGAACAACCTGATAGTGCTGTTAAAAGACACGTCTCTGGTCTCTATCATCGGCATTGCCGAGTTGGTCTATAGCGCACAGCTTGCAGTGAGTGAAACGTACAGCCCGTTTGAGTTTTATCTGGCTGTTGCGGTTATTTATTATGCAGCCAACCTTGTTCTCGAAGCCGGCCTGCACCTTCTCGAAAAAAAGGTAGAGATGTCACGATGATCAAAAAAGAATTCATGATTGAGGTCAAAGGCGCCCGCAAGGCCTATGGCGCACTTGAAGTACTCAAAGGCATCGATCTTTCTGTCTCTCGCGGACAGATCATCGCAATCATCGGCCCAAGTGGATCAGGAAAAAGCACGCTGCTGCGCTCAATCAATCACCTGGAAGTGCTAAACGACGGCGAAATATGGTTAGAGGGCGAGCAAGTCAATCGGCCTTTGAAAGGGCGTGCATTTGAACAGCACATTAATGCCGTGCGTCAGCAGATGGGGATGGTGTTTCAGCACTTCAATTTATTCCCGCACTTGACCGTCTATGAAAACATCGCCCTTGGCCCGGTAAAACTTAAAGGCCTTACGAAAAAGGCTTCGCGTGAGTTGGCCATGGATTACTTGGAGAAAGTGGGCTTGGCCAACAAGTTTGATGAATACCCGTCTCGCCTGTCCGGTGGGCAAAAACAGCGGGTTGCGATTGCCAGGGCCTTGGCGATGCAGCCCAAGGTGATGCTGTTCGACGAAGCCACATCGGCCCTGGACCCGGAGTTGGTTGAAGAGGTCAATCTGGTCATGAAACAGCTCGCGGCCGAGCACATGACCATGCTGATCGTCACCCACGAGATGCGCTTTGCAGGCGAAGTGGCCGACCGGATTGTCTTCATGGACGGCGGCGTAGTCGTCGAGGAGGGCGCCCCGCAAGACATCCTGCAAAACCCTAGCCACGAACGAACCCGATCATTCTTGAAAAACCACCTGCACGCGTAGCAGGTGCCGAGCTTTGCGAGGTAACGGCTACTGGGGCCACCACGAGGCCCTCGTTAATTCTGTA
This window encodes:
- a CDS encoding PAS domain-containing methyl-accepting chemotaxis protein, coding for MKINLPITGRAVDFAPDANILSTTDLNSAITYANPDFIKVSGYSLSELLGNPHNLLRHPDMPSAAFSHMWQTLKAGHSWMGMVKNRCKNGDHYWVSAYVTPVMKNGEIVEYQSVRTRPTPERVDKAEAAYAQLRSGRASLWQRLAGAGLVCKLALFVSAVFAAATAVGTALLPHIDWPAGVMIWLLGSLLSSAAIAWLLRPLNALTRRAQDVGHNPLSQHIYTGRRDEIGQIEFALHMLQAQTGAVVGRIGDASQRLAGHASELVQHLESSHASTLHQQLETDQVATAIHEMSTSVAQVASNAQQASQAADRVENETREGHELVMLSRSSVQHLATELARATDVIHHLEGHSSDISSVLEVIRSIAEQTNLLALNAAIEAARAGDQGRGFAVVADEVRGLAQRTQQSTNEIQQMIHTLQDGARAAVQVMQQSSQHAENSVSQTQLASSALGEISQQVKKITEMSLQIASAVEEQSVVSEDINRNIASIRSAGDVTVRAGQQSHRNSGDVADLAASLRSLAQEFWQTRH
- a CDS encoding Lrp/AsnC family transcriptional regulator — its product is MRDLDTKDREILEILSKEARIALKALAARIGLSRSATSERVINLERNGVIRGYRADIGEIDAHVIRAILLVNLKRTPAISLLDLLAQNSQVRRVSSVSGQLDLVIEIESRTIDDLNRVRDAVASHETVEDITTAVVLRRDIDRQSS
- the norR gene encoding nitric oxide reductase transcriptional regulator NorR yields the protein MTAKLLLTALLPLVADLSRELPESERYRRLLEAMRAVLPCDAAALLRLDGEWLVPLAVDGLSLDTLGRRFKVSEHPRFEVLLSSTGPTRFPNNCELPDPYDGLVDGLAEHLEIHDCMGCPLFVDERPWGLLTLDALDPKRFEPIELDALQAFASLAAATVNVAQRIERLALRVADEQQKAELYRQAHHAPNKELIGQSKAHKRLLEEIALVGSSDLTVLITGETGVGKELVAQAIHAASPRADKPMISLNCAALPDTLVESELFGHVRGAFTGATSDRRGKFELANGGTLFLDEVGELSLTVQAKLLRVLQSGQLQRLGSDQEHQVDVRLIAATNRDLAEEVRSGRYRADFYHRLSVYPLKVPALRERGRDVLLLSGFFLEQNRSRMGLGSLRLSPDAQAALTHYEWPGNVRELEHLIGRSALKALGNCKTRPRILTLTAADLDLPGSAPDAAVIEPEVLPLAVGDLRLATENYQRQLISACLERHQHNWASAARELGLDRANLGRMAKRLGLK
- a CDS encoding GNAT family N-acetyltransferase, translated to MSEEYCLLLRKDLREPLAPVPWPKGLRLTPLNEQLLPRVHALLEQGYATGHGSVESLPDWQHALLHDAEYDPQLCFVSLLDDEVVGVAQAWTSAYLKDLVVHPRLQGRGLGGALLSHVFSVFKQRGEFCVDLKVMEHNHPARRFYQRHGMQLIRREAL
- the hmpA gene encoding NO-inducible flavohemoprotein is translated as MLTAQDRAIVKSTVPLLESGGEALMTHFYTMMLTEYPQVRPLFNQANQASGDQPRALANGVLMYARHIDQLDQLGDLVARIINKHVALQILPEHYPIVGSCLLRAIEEVLGSDIATPQVLAAWGAAYNQLADILIGAEGAIYDEKAAAPGGWRGGRAFKLAAKLEESAEITSFYFRPVDQQPILEFEPGQYIGIKLNIDGQEVRRNYSLSALAQVGRYRISVKREAGGQVSNYLHDRLHVGDIVELFPPAGEFTLTASEKPLVLISGGVGITPTLSMLEAALATQRPIRFIHCARNAHVHAFRGWIDELAAQHPQLQRFYCYQEADALADHVGLLTEELLGEWLGQERDVDAYFLGPKGFMGAVKRHLKALGVPEQQSRYEFFGPAAALE
- a CDS encoding chemotaxis protein — encoded protein: MSSTHARADSMSLLLFTLRSGKLMAINLLKVSEIIPCPPLTKMPESHPHVKGIAVLRGASLSVIDLSRAIGEQPLLDPDGGCLIVTDVSRSKQGLHVQAVSKIVHCLSTDIRPPPYGSGKRSYITGVTQVDGALVQVLDIEKVIHGITPARIEQPTETLSREDAKLLTNARILVVDDSQVALQQSVLTLRNLGLHCHTARSAKEAIERLLELHGTPEQINVLVSDIEMSEMDGYAFTRTVRETPDFAHLYVLLHTSLNSAMNSEKARLAGADAVLTKFSSPELTQCLILAARTVTEQGY